The following proteins are encoded in a genomic region of Kosakonia oryzae:
- a CDS encoding L-lactate MFS transporter has protein sequence MKTSTANHTRWLTLIGTIITQFALGSVYTWSLFNSSLAEKLNEPVSQVAFSFGLLSLGLALSSSVAGKLQERFGVKRVTMASGILLGLGFFLTAHSNNLLMLWLSAGVLVGVADGAGYLLTLSNCVKWFPERKGLISAFSIGSYGLGSLGFKFIDSQLLASVGLEKTFIIWGLIALVMIVFGATLMTDAPLQKAATENGVIANDFTLAQSMRKPQYWMLAVMFLTSCMSGLYVIGVAKDIAQGMVHLDAITAANAVTIIAIANLSGRLVLGILSDKIARIRVITIGQVISLVGMAALLFAPLNATTFFAAIACVAFNFGGTLTVFPSLVSEFFGLNNLAKNYGVIYLGFGIGSICGSLIASVFGGFYVTFCVIFALLILSLALSTTIRQPQRSVYKEAHA, from the coding sequence ATGAAAACTTCAACTGCTAATCACACCCGCTGGCTGACGCTTATCGGCACCATTATTACGCAATTCGCGTTAGGGTCTGTTTATACCTGGAGCCTGTTCAACAGCTCGCTGGCGGAAAAACTGAACGAACCCGTCAGCCAGGTTGCCTTCTCTTTCGGTTTGTTGAGCCTTGGCCTGGCGCTCTCATCCTCTGTTGCCGGGAAATTGCAGGAGCGCTTTGGCGTGAAACGCGTCACCATGGCTTCCGGTATTCTGCTGGGTCTGGGGTTCTTCCTGACCGCGCATTCCAACAACCTGTTGATGCTGTGGTTGAGCGCAGGCGTGCTGGTGGGTGTGGCAGATGGTGCGGGTTATCTGTTAACGCTCTCGAACTGTGTGAAATGGTTCCCGGAACGTAAGGGCCTGATTTCTGCCTTCTCTATTGGTTCTTATGGCCTCGGTAGCCTCGGTTTTAAATTCATCGACAGCCAGTTGCTGGCAAGTGTTGGCCTGGAAAAAACCTTTATTATCTGGGGTCTGATTGCGCTGGTGATGATTGTCTTCGGCGCAACCCTGATGACCGATGCGCCGCTGCAGAAAGCGGCTACCGAGAATGGCGTTATTGCAAACGACTTCACCCTGGCGCAGTCCATGCGTAAACCGCAATACTGGATGCTGGCCGTTATGTTCCTCACTTCCTGCATGAGCGGCCTGTATGTGATTGGTGTGGCGAAAGATATCGCTCAGGGCATGGTTCATCTGGATGCCATCACAGCGGCGAATGCGGTTACCATTATCGCCATTGCTAACCTCAGCGGTCGCCTGGTTCTCGGTATTCTCTCTGACAAAATTGCCCGTATCCGTGTGATTACTATCGGTCAGGTGATTTCGCTGGTCGGTATGGCGGCGCTGTTGTTCGCACCGCTGAATGCGACCACCTTCTTCGCCGCCATTGCCTGTGTTGCCTTTAACTTTGGCGGTACGCTCACCGTGTTCCCGTCGCTGGTTAGTGAGTTCTTCGGCCTCAACAACCTGGCAAAAAACTACGGTGTGATTTACCTGGGCTTCGGTATCGGCAGTATCTGTGGTTCGCTGATTGCGTCGGTGTTTGGCGGCTTCTATGTCACCTTCTGCGTTATCTTCGCACTGCTGATTCTTTCGCTGGCGCTCTCCACCACCATTCGTCAGCCGCAGCGTAGCGTGTATAAAGAAGCGCATGCCTGA
- a CDS encoding organic hydroperoxide resistance protein, whose protein sequence is MSLEKVVYRAKAKATGGRDGRAVSSDGVLDVKLGVPKEMGGAGGEVTNPEQLFAAGYSACFLGALKHVASVEKKKVPQDAYIEGQVGIGPLPTGFGIEAQLDIHLPGMDHQEAEALVQKAHIVCPYSNATRGNIDVKLNVITS, encoded by the coding sequence ATGTCTTTAGAAAAAGTAGTTTATCGCGCTAAAGCAAAAGCAACCGGTGGCCGTGATGGGCGTGCTGTCTCCTCGGACGGCGTTCTGGATGTAAAACTTGGCGTACCCAAAGAGATGGGCGGCGCTGGCGGTGAAGTCACTAATCCGGAGCAGCTTTTTGCTGCGGGTTATTCAGCCTGCTTCCTTGGAGCACTGAAACATGTTGCCTCGGTAGAGAAAAAGAAAGTCCCACAGGATGCTTACATTGAAGGACAAGTTGGCATTGGGCCACTACCGACCGGTTTTGGTATTGAAGCGCAGCTGGATATTCACCTGCCGGGCATGGATCATCAGGAAGCCGAAGCGCTGGTACAAAAAGCACATATTGTATGTCCTTACTCCAACGCAACGCGTGGCAATATTGACGTAAAACTGAATGTGATTACCTCCTGA
- the eptB gene encoding kdo(2)-lipid A phosphoethanolamine 7''-transferase — MSYIKTMTQQKLSFLLALYIGLFMNSAVFFRRFDGYAQSFTALKGISAVVELVGTVLVTFFLLRLLSLTGRRVWRVLASLVVVFSAAASYYMTFLNVVIGYGIIASVMTTDIDLSKEVVGWQLIVWMVAVSALPLLLIWGNRCRFTLLNELRTPGMRIRSLGLVLLAGLLVWGPIRLLDMQQKEAERTSKVDMPSYGGVVANSYLPSNWLSALGLYAWAQVDESSGNKSLINPATKFTYVAPKDIDDTWVVFIIGETTRWDHMGLLGYSRNTTPNLAKEKNLVAFRGYSCDTATKLSLRCMFVREGGVEDNPQRTLKEQNVFAVLKQLGFASDLYAMQSEMWFYSNTMADNIAYREQIGAEPRNRGRSVDDMLLVDEMQNSLGNKSAGKHLIIMHTKGSHFNYTQRYPRSFAQWTPECVGVDDKCSKAELINSFDNSVSYVDHFIDSVIDKMRDRKAIIFYAADHGESINEKEHLHGTPRKMAPPEQFRVPMMVWMSDKYLEDPQKAQMFAQLKQQAAFKTPRRHVELYDTIMGCLGYTSPNGGINENNNWCHLPAQAAK; from the coding sequence ATGAGTTATATCAAAACAATGACGCAGCAGAAGCTGAGCTTCCTGCTAGCGCTGTATATCGGTCTGTTTATGAATAGCGCGGTTTTTTTCCGTCGGTTTGATGGATATGCGCAATCCTTCACTGCGTTGAAAGGTATCTCCGCAGTTGTTGAACTTGTTGGTACGGTACTGGTCACTTTCTTTTTATTACGCCTGTTGTCGCTGACGGGGCGCCGTGTCTGGCGCGTGCTGGCTTCGCTGGTGGTGGTGTTCTCTGCGGCCGCCAGCTATTACATGACGTTTCTCAACGTGGTGATTGGCTATGGCATCATTGCTTCGGTAATGACCACGGATATCGATCTCTCCAAAGAAGTGGTGGGCTGGCAGCTTATTGTCTGGATGGTGGCAGTGAGCGCGCTGCCGTTGCTGCTGATTTGGGGCAACCGCTGCCGCTTTACGCTGCTGAACGAGCTACGTACGCCGGGGATGCGTATTCGTAGCCTGGGCCTGGTGCTGTTAGCCGGGTTGTTGGTCTGGGGGCCAATCCGCCTGCTGGACATGCAGCAGAAAGAGGCCGAGCGGACGTCAAAGGTTGATATGCCGAGCTATGGCGGGGTAGTGGCGAACTCCTATCTGCCGTCAAACTGGCTCTCTGCGCTGGGGCTGTATGCCTGGGCACAGGTGGATGAATCCTCCGGCAATAAATCGCTGATCAACCCGGCGACGAAGTTTACCTATGTCGCGCCAAAAGATATCGATGATACCTGGGTGGTATTCATTATTGGCGAGACCACGCGTTGGGATCATATGGGGCTGCTGGGCTACTCCCGCAATACCACGCCGAATCTGGCGAAAGAGAAGAACCTCGTGGCGTTTCGCGGTTACTCATGCGACACCGCGACCAAGCTCTCTCTGCGCTGCATGTTTGTCCGTGAAGGCGGCGTGGAAGATAACCCGCAGCGCACGCTGAAAGAGCAAAACGTCTTTGCCGTGCTGAAACAACTGGGCTTCGCCAGCGATTTGTACGCTATGCAGAGCGAGATGTGGTTCTACAGCAATACCATGGCCGACAACATCGCTTATCGCGAGCAGATTGGTGCGGAGCCGCGTAACCGTGGCAGAAGCGTGGACGATATGCTGCTTGTCGATGAAATGCAGAATTCGCTGGGCAATAAATCTGCAGGTAAGCATTTGATTATTATGCATACCAAAGGCTCACACTTTAACTATACCCAGCGTTATCCGCGCAGCTTTGCGCAGTGGACGCCAGAGTGTGTCGGCGTCGATGACAAGTGCAGCAAAGCAGAGCTGATTAACTCTTTCGATAACTCTGTCAGCTATGTCGATCACTTTATTGATAGCGTGATTGATAAGATGCGCGACCGGAAAGCGATTATTTTCTATGCCGCTGACCACGGGGAGTCGATCAATGAAAAGGAGCATCTGCACGGTACGCCGCGCAAAATGGCGCCACCGGAGCAGTTCCGCGTGCCGATGATGGTGTGGATGTCCGACAAGTATCTTGAGGATCCGCAAAAGGCGCAGATGTTTGCCCAGCTTAAGCAGCAGGCAGCGTTTAAAACGCCGCGTCGCCATGTTGAACTGTACGACACCATTATGGGTTGCCTTGGTTATACCTCGCCAAATGGCGGGATTAACGAGAACAATAACTGGTGCCATTTGCCGGCTCAGGCGGCGAAATAA
- a CDS encoding DUF2946 domain-containing protein → MALIAVAMLFVAPAISQSLSAQTACQNTQSAMPAHCANASPMDYRMISGKAMSPGEKIVCGYCQLLLHLPFIPLVLAALFWLLLIFVTRSPLVQLMCAPPAVFLSPLNH, encoded by the coding sequence TTGGCACTGATTGCCGTTGCCATGCTGTTTGTCGCCCCTGCTATCTCTCAATCCCTCTCTGCCCAAACCGCGTGTCAGAACACGCAATCCGCCATGCCTGCGCATTGTGCCAATGCCTCTCCCATGGATTACCGGATGATCTCCGGCAAGGCGATGTCGCCAGGGGAAAAGATCGTCTGTGGCTATTGCCAGTTACTGCTCCATCTGCCGTTTATCCCGTTAGTACTGGCAGCCCTGTTCTGGCTGCTGCTGATTTTTGTGACCCGCAGCCCGCTGGTTCAGTTAATGTGCGCGCCACCTGCCGTTTTTCTGTCTCCGTTGAACCACTAA
- the dppA gene encoding dipeptide ABC transporter periplasmic-binding protein DppA, which translates to MSISLKKSGMLKLGLSLVAMTVAASVQAKTLVYCSEGSPEGFNPQLFTSGTTYDASSVPIYNRLVEFKIGTTEVIPGLAEKWDISADGKTYTFHLRKGVKWQDNKDFKPTRDFNADDVVFSFDRQKNDQNPYHKVSGGSYEYFEGMGLPDLISEVKKVDDNTVQFVLTRPESPFLADLAMDFASILSKEYADNMLKAGTPEKVDLDPIGTGPFQLLQYQKDSRILYKAFDGFWGTKPKIDRLVFSITPDASVRYAKLQKNECQVMPYPNPADIARMKQDKNITLMEQAGLNVGYMSFNTEKKPFDDVKVRQALTYAVNKEAIIKAVYQGAGVAAKNLIPPTMWGYNDDVKDYTYDPEKAKQLLKEAGQDKGFTVELWAMPVQRPYNPNARRMAEMIQADWAKVGVQAKIVTYEWGEYLKRAKAGEHQAVMMGWTGDNGDPDNFFATLFSCAAAKDGSNYSRWCYKPFEDLIQPARATDDHNKRVELYKQAQVVMHDQAPALIVAHSTVYEPVRKEVKGYVVDPLGKHHFENVSVE; encoded by the coding sequence ATGAGTATTTCCTTGAAGAAGTCAGGGATGCTGAAGCTCGGTCTTAGCCTGGTGGCTATGACCGTCGCGGCAAGCGTGCAGGCTAAAACCCTGGTTTATTGTTCTGAAGGCTCGCCTGAAGGCTTTAACCCACAGCTTTTCACCTCTGGCACCACTTACGATGCCAGCTCCGTACCGATTTATAACCGTCTGGTGGAATTCAAAATTGGCACCACGGAAGTGATTCCAGGCCTGGCTGAGAAGTGGGATATCAGCGCTGACGGCAAAACCTACACTTTCCACCTGCGTAAAGGCGTGAAGTGGCAGGACAACAAAGATTTCAAACCGACGCGTGATTTCAACGCGGATGACGTGGTGTTCTCCTTCGACCGTCAGAAAAACGATCAGAACCCGTACCATAAAGTCTCTGGCGGCAGCTACGAATACTTCGAAGGCATGGGTCTGCCTGACCTGATTAGCGAAGTGAAGAAAGTCGACGACAACACCGTTCAGTTCGTGCTGACCCGTCCGGAATCGCCGTTCCTGGCCGACCTGGCAATGGACTTCGCTTCTATTCTCTCCAAAGAGTACGCGGACAACATGCTGAAAGCCGGTACGCCGGAGAAAGTGGACCTCGACCCGATCGGTACCGGTCCGTTCCAGCTGCTGCAATACCAGAAAGATTCCCGCATCCTGTACAAAGCGTTTGACGGTTTCTGGGGCACTAAGCCGAAAATCGATCGTCTGGTCTTCTCCATCACTCCGGATGCTTCCGTACGTTATGCCAAACTGCAGAAAAACGAGTGCCAGGTTATGCCGTACCCGAACCCGGCTGATATCGCTCGTATGAAGCAGGACAAAAACATCACGCTGATGGAACAGGCTGGCCTGAACGTTGGCTACATGTCCTTCAACACCGAGAAGAAACCGTTTGATGACGTGAAAGTGCGTCAGGCGCTGACTTACGCGGTGAACAAAGAAGCGATCATCAAAGCGGTATACCAGGGCGCTGGCGTGGCGGCGAAAAACCTGATCCCGCCGACCATGTGGGGCTATAACGACGACGTTAAAGACTACACCTACGATCCGGAGAAGGCGAAACAGCTGCTGAAAGAAGCCGGTCAGGATAAAGGCTTTACCGTTGAACTGTGGGCGATGCCGGTACAGCGTCCGTACAACCCGAACGCTCGCCGTATGGCTGAGATGATTCAGGCTGACTGGGCGAAAGTCGGCGTACAAGCCAAAATCGTGACCTACGAGTGGGGTGAATACCTGAAGCGCGCGAAAGCGGGCGAACACCAGGCGGTGATGATGGGCTGGACCGGCGACAACGGGGATCCGGATAACTTCTTCGCCACTCTGTTTAGCTGCGCAGCGGCGAAAGATGGTTCCAACTACTCTCGCTGGTGCTACAAGCCGTTTGAAGATCTGATCCAACCGGCTCGCGCAACCGACGACCACAACAAGCGTGTTGAACTCTACAAACAGGCTCAGGTAGTGATGCATGACCAGGCTCCGGCGCTGATCGTTGCTCACTCCACCGTGTATGAGCCGGTGCGTAAAGAAGTTAAAGGCTATGTTGTTGATCCGTTAGGCAAACACCACTTCGAAAACGTGTCTGTCGAATAA
- the dppB gene encoding dipeptide ABC transporter permease DppB has translation MLQFILRRLGLVIPTFIGITLLTFAFVHMIPGDPVMIMAGERGISPERHAQLLAELGLDKPLWEQYVHYVWGVLHGDLGISLKSRLPVWDEFVPRFKATLELGICAMIFAVAVGIPVGVLAAVKRGSIFDHTAVSLALTGYSMPIFWWGMMLIMLVSVQLNLTPVSGRVSDMVFLDDSNPLTGFMLIDTAIWGEQGNFIDALAHMILPAIVLGTIPLAVIVRMTRSSMLEVLGEDYIRTARAKGLTRMRVIIVHALRNAMLPVVTVIGLQVGTLLAGAILTETIFSWPGLGRWLIDALQRRDYPVVQGGVLLVATMIILVNLLVDLLYGVVNPRIRHKK, from the coding sequence ATGTTGCAGTTCATTCTCCGACGTCTGGGGCTGGTTATCCCAACGTTTATCGGTATCACCCTTCTCACCTTTGCCTTTGTCCATATGATCCCCGGCGACCCGGTAATGATCATGGCGGGTGAGCGTGGTATCTCTCCTGAGCGTCACGCTCAATTGCTGGCTGAGCTTGGTCTTGATAAGCCGCTTTGGGAACAATATGTCCACTATGTCTGGGGCGTATTGCATGGTGACTTAGGCATCTCTCTGAAGAGCCGACTTCCGGTGTGGGACGAGTTTGTGCCGCGGTTTAAAGCGACGCTGGAACTCGGTATCTGCGCCATGATTTTTGCGGTCGCTGTGGGTATTCCGGTGGGCGTGCTGGCCGCCGTCAAACGTGGCTCTATTTTCGATCATACTGCGGTGAGCCTTGCGCTGACCGGCTACTCCATGCCTATCTTCTGGTGGGGCATGATGCTGATTATGCTGGTCTCGGTGCAGCTCAACCTGACGCCGGTTTCCGGGCGCGTCAGCGATATGGTGTTCCTTGACGACAGCAATCCGTTAACCGGCTTTATGCTGATAGACACCGCCATCTGGGGCGAGCAGGGCAACTTTATCGATGCCCTTGCGCATATGATCCTGCCTGCCATCGTGCTCGGCACTATTCCGCTGGCGGTGATCGTGCGTATGACCCGCTCCTCAATGCTGGAAGTGCTGGGTGAAGATTACATCCGTACCGCGCGCGCAAAAGGGCTGACCCGCATGCGCGTGATCATCGTGCATGCGCTGCGCAACGCGATGCTGCCGGTGGTGACGGTTATCGGTTTGCAGGTCGGCACGCTGCTGGCGGGCGCGATCCTGACGGAAACCATCTTCTCCTGGCCGGGTCTGGGGCGTTGGCTGATTGATGCGCTGCAACGCCGTGACTATCCGGTGGTGCAGGGCGGGGTATTGCTGGTCGCGACGATGATTATCCTCGTCAACCTGCTGGTCGACCTGCTCTACGGCGTGGTGAACCCGCGTATTCGGCATAAGAAGTAA
- the dppC gene encoding dipeptide ABC transporter permease DppC — protein MSQATENKVIAAPVPMTPLQEFWHYFKRNKGAVVGLVYVIIMLIIAVFANFLAPHNPADQFRDALLAPPVWQDGGTWTHILGTDDVGRDTLSRLMFGARLSLLVGCLVVVLSLIAGIVLGLVAGYFGGVIDNIIMRVVDIMLALPSLLLALVLVAIFGPSIVNASLALTFVALPHYVRLTRAAVLVEVNRDYVTASRVAGAGAMRQMFVNIFPNCLAPLIVQASLGFSNAILDMAALGFLGMGAQPPTPEWGTMLSDVLQFAQSAWWVVTFPGLAILLTVLAFNLMGDGLRDALDPKLKQ, from the coding sequence ATGTCACAAGCTACTGAAAATAAAGTTATCGCTGCACCGGTGCCAATGACGCCGTTGCAGGAGTTCTGGCACTATTTCAAACGCAACAAAGGCGCGGTCGTCGGGCTGGTGTATGTCATCATCATGCTGATAATCGCCGTGTTCGCGAACTTCCTTGCGCCGCACAACCCGGCCGATCAGTTCCGCGATGCGCTGCTGGCGCCGCCGGTCTGGCAGGACGGCGGCACCTGGACGCACATTCTGGGTACCGATGATGTGGGCCGCGATACGCTGTCGCGCCTGATGTTTGGTGCCCGTCTGTCGCTGCTGGTGGGCTGTCTGGTGGTGGTGCTGTCGTTGATTGCGGGCATCGTGCTCGGCCTGGTGGCCGGTTACTTTGGTGGCGTTATCGACAACATCATTATGCGTGTCGTCGACATTATGCTGGCGCTGCCGAGCTTGCTGCTGGCGCTGGTGCTGGTGGCTATCTTCGGCCCGTCGATCGTCAACGCCTCGCTGGCGCTGACGTTTGTCGCCCTGCCGCACTATGTGCGACTCACGCGCGCCGCCGTGCTGGTGGAGGTGAATCGCGACTACGTCACCGCTTCCCGCGTTGCCGGTGCGGGCGCGATGCGCCAGATGTTCGTCAATATTTTCCCCAACTGCCTCGCGCCGCTGATCGTTCAGGCGTCGCTGGGCTTCTCGAACGCCATTCTCGACATGGCCGCCCTTGGCTTCCTTGGCATGGGCGCGCAGCCGCCAACACCGGAGTGGGGCACGATGCTCTCCGACGTGTTGCAGTTCGCGCAGAGTGCCTGGTGGGTCGTGACCTTCCCGGGTCTGGCGATCCTGCTGACGGTGCTGGCATTTAACCTGATGGGTGACGGACTGCGTGACGCGCTCGACCCCAAACTGAAGCAGTAA
- the dppD gene encoding dipeptide ABC transporter ATP-binding protein, translated as MALLNVDKLSVHFGDVGSEFRAVDRVSYSVNQGEVVGIVGESGSGKSVSSLAIMGLIDFPGRVMAENLEFNGQDLKRISEKERRSLVGSEVAMIFQDPMTSLNPCYTVGFQIMEAIKVHQGGNKKTRRQRAIDLLTQVGIPDPASRLDVYPHQLSGGMSQRVMIAMAIACQPKLLIADEPTTALDVTIQAQIIELLLELQQKENMALILITHDLALVAEAAHKIIVMYAGQVVETGEAKDIFRAPRHPYTQALLRALPEFAQDKARLASLPGVVPGKYDRPTGCLLNPRCPYATDKCREQEPALNTVDGGRQSKCHYPLDDAGRPTL; from the coding sequence ATGGCGTTATTAAATGTAGATAAATTATCGGTGCACTTCGGCGACGTTGGCTCCGAGTTCCGCGCTGTAGACCGCGTAAGTTATAGCGTGAACCAGGGCGAAGTGGTTGGCATCGTCGGTGAATCAGGCTCCGGTAAATCCGTCAGTTCACTGGCGATTATGGGATTGATTGATTTCCCCGGCCGCGTAATGGCCGAAAATCTGGAGTTCAACGGCCAGGATCTGAAACGCATTTCGGAAAAAGAGCGCCGCAGTCTGGTGGGCTCCGAAGTGGCAATGATTTTCCAGGATCCGATGACCAGCCTGAACCCGTGCTACACGGTCGGTTTCCAGATAATGGAAGCGATTAAGGTGCATCAGGGCGGGAATAAGAAAACCCGCCGTCAGCGCGCGATTGACCTGTTAACGCAGGTTGGTATTCCCGATCCGGCCTCGCGTCTGGACGTATACCCGCACCAGCTCTCCGGTGGGATGAGTCAGCGCGTGATGATTGCTATGGCGATTGCCTGTCAGCCAAAACTGCTGATTGCCGATGAACCGACAACCGCGCTGGATGTGACCATCCAGGCGCAGATCATCGAGCTTTTGCTGGAGTTGCAGCAAAAAGAGAATATGGCGCTGATCCTGATCACTCACGATCTGGCGCTGGTGGCGGAAGCGGCGCACAAAATCATTGTGATGTACGCAGGCCAGGTGGTGGAAACCGGCGAAGCGAAAGATATCTTCCGCGCGCCGCGTCATCCTTACACCCAGGCGCTGCTGCGCGCGCTGCCGGAGTTTGCGCAGGACAAAGCGCGTCTGGCTTCGCTGCCGGGCGTTGTTCCGGGCAAATATGACCGCCCCACTGGCTGCCTGCTGAATCCGCGCTGCCCGTATGCAACGGACAAATGCCGCGAGCAGGAACCGGCACTGAACACCGTCGATGGCGGCCGTCAGTCCAAATGTCACTACCCACTCGATGACGCCGGGAGGCCGACACTATGA
- the dppF gene encoding dipeptide ABC transporter ATP-binding subunit DppF — translation MSTHEATSQQPLLQAIDLKKYYPVKKGMFAPERLVKALDGVSFTLERGKTLAVVGESGCGKSTLGRLLTMIETPTGGELYYQGQDLLKHDPHAQKLRRQKIQIVFQNPYGSLNPRKKVGQILEEPLLINTSLSKEARREKALAMMAKVGLKTEHYDRYPHMFSGGQRQRIAIARGLMLDPDVVIADEPVSALDVSVRAQVLNLMMDLQQDLGLSYVFISHDLSVVEHIADEVMVMYLGRCVEKGTKDQIFSNPRHPYTQALLSATPRLNPDERRERIKLTGELPSPLNPPPGCAFNARCSRRFGPCTQLQPQLKDYGGQLVACFAVDQDENGEKPHA, via the coding sequence ATGAGTACGCACGAGGCCACCTCGCAGCAGCCGCTGTTGCAGGCTATCGACCTGAAAAAATACTACCCGGTGAAGAAGGGAATGTTTGCCCCGGAACGCCTGGTGAAAGCGCTGGATGGCGTATCGTTCACCCTGGAGCGAGGTAAAACGCTGGCGGTGGTAGGCGAATCCGGCTGTGGTAAATCCACGCTCGGCCGTTTGCTGACGATGATTGAAACCCCGACCGGCGGCGAGCTGTATTACCAGGGGCAGGATCTGTTGAAACACGATCCCCACGCACAGAAGCTGCGTCGGCAGAAGATTCAGATTGTCTTTCAGAACCCCTATGGCTCGCTGAACCCGCGTAAAAAAGTGGGGCAGATCCTCGAAGAACCTCTGCTGATTAACACTTCCCTCAGCAAAGAGGCGCGTCGGGAAAAAGCGCTGGCGATGATGGCGAAAGTTGGCCTGAAAACCGAGCATTACGATCGCTATCCGCATATGTTCTCCGGCGGTCAGCGTCAGCGTATTGCTATCGCTCGTGGTCTGATGCTCGATCCGGACGTCGTGATTGCCGACGAACCGGTTTCCGCGCTGGACGTCTCCGTGCGCGCGCAGGTGCTTAACCTGATGATGGATTTGCAGCAGGATCTGGGGCTCTCTTACGTCTTTATCTCCCACGATCTCTCTGTGGTTGAGCACATTGCCGATGAAGTGATGGTGATGTATCTCGGCCGCTGCGTGGAGAAAGGCACGAAAGACCAGATCTTCTCCAACCCGCGTCACCCGTACACTCAGGCGCTGCTCTCGGCAACGCCGCGCCTGAATCCGGATGAACGTCGCGAGCGCATTAAACTGACCGGCGAGCTGCCAAGCCCGCTGAATCCACCGCCGGGCTGCGCGTTTAACGCGCGCTGCTCCCGTCGTTTCGGCCCCTGCACGCAACTGCAGCCGCAGCTGAAAGATTACGGTGGTCAATTGGTTGCCTGCTTTGCCGTCGACCAGGATGAGAACGGCGAGAAACCGCACGCGTAA